Part of the Caulifigura coniformis genome, CAACGGCTTCCTCCATGGAAGCGACGCCTTGTCCTGCATCGCATTCCTGGCAGGTTAGTGAGAAAACCGGCCTGTCCGGTGAAGGGATGTCTGAATTACTCGTCTCGCGGTGACTTCGACCATGGTCCATTTAACACATCCTTTAAAGGCAGGAGATGACTTGAAGTGACTTGCTCGCCGCCGCTAGGCCCTCAGAGCGTTGGCGGCTGCTGTAACCCGTGTAGAAACTCGACAGCTTTCGTCGCGAGTGACGCAGCGGTAAAGATCGCCCGTTTGTCGTCTTTCAGCACCTTCAGCCAGCATTCGAGATAGCTGGCGTGATCGTCTCGGACTTCCGGAGTGATGCCGAGATCTGCACAAAGAAAAGCCGATCCTAGTTCGGCAACCAGTTCTTCCGCGGCGTACCCGGCGTCGCCCCAGCGTTTGCGGCCGAGATTGCGATCCAGCCGAGAAGGATGCCGCGTCCAGTGTATCAGCTCATGGGCTAGTGTCGCCGCATGTGATTCCGCATCGCGAAACGTCGCGAAGTGCGGCAGCCGAATGTAGTCCTCCTCGATGGCGTAAAAGGCTCGATTGCCTCCATGACGAATGTCGGCCCCTGTTCCGCGAAAGAAGCTCTCCGCGTGTTCGATTCGCTCATGCGTCCGCGTCGCGAATGGAACGGTCGCAGTGAAATGAACCGGCAAACCCTCGATCTGGTCGGCATTAAACACGGTGTATTGCTTCAGAAATGGCTGGTCGGTCTCCACCTCATCGCCCGCCTCGTCCGTGCCCTTCTTTTTAAACGTGCTGGCATAGACGACCGGCGAGCCGCGTTCGCCCTTCTTGACGTGGGCCTTCAGTTCCCGTGCCTGCTGAAACGTCAGCCAGAATGGCGACGTGTAGCCGTTCAGTTCGGATGACATCCACAACGACAGAACGTTGACTCCTTGGTATCGCTCCCCATTGTGCCGCAAGGGTCGCGTGACGCTCCCGGCGGCATGTTTCACCTGCCACGGCTGAAACCAGGGCCGAACGCCTTGCTGGAGCTGTTCAACGATCTGATTTGTGATGCGGGTATATACATCCTCGCGGAGTGTCGTCGCTTTCATGGTTCGCCTTCCTTCTCATGTTGACTGTTCTTCACTTGGCAAAACGCCATGCGTTTGGGGCAAGGGAGGCGAAAGGCCCAAGAGCACGGGGAAGTTCAGTCAAGGCCGACCGGCGTGGAGGGCACCGGTC contains:
- a CDS encoding ArdC family protein, encoding MKATTLREDVYTRITNQIVEQLQQGVRPWFQPWQVKHAAGSVTRPLRHNGERYQGVNVLSLWMSSELNGYTSPFWLTFQQARELKAHVKKGERGSPVVYASTFKKKGTDEAGDEVETDQPFLKQYTVFNADQIEGLPVHFTATVPFATRTHERIEHAESFFRGTGADIRHGGNRAFYAIEEDYIRLPHFATFRDAESHAATLAHELIHWTRHPSRLDRNLGRKRWGDAGYAAEELVAELGSAFLCADLGITPEVRDDHASYLECWLKVLKDDKRAIFTAASLATKAVEFLHGLQQPPTL